From the Acidiferrobacteraceae bacterium genome, the window GACTACTATCAGGCACACCAGGACCAGTATCGGGTGCCGGAGCAGGTGCGCATTGCCTACATCGAGTTGAGCGCGAAATCCGTCGCCGCGACCATCAAGCCTACGGAGGCCGATCTCAAGGCGACCTACGAAAGCGAAAAGAGCCGGTTCATGACGCCGCCGGAGCGTCGCGTCAGCCACATCCTGATTCCCCTGTCGGACTCGGCATCGCCTGCGGACGTGCAGAAGGCCCTGAAGAAGGCGCAGGACATCGCCAGGCAGGCAAAGGCGGGAGCAAACTTCGCAAGCCTCGCCAGGAAATACTCCGGCGACTCTTCCACGGCTTCGCGGGGCGGTGATCTCGGCACCCTGAGTCCGGGGTTGCTGCCGAAGAATCTCGAGGCGGCCATCGAAACCCTGAAGCAGGGCGGAGTGACGGCACCCATTCGCACCAGGTTTGGCTATCACGTGGCCAAGGTCACGCAGTACAAGGCCGGGAAGCTAAAGAGCTATGCCCAGGTACGCCAACAGCTGATCGCGTTGGTGAAGAAGGAGAAGGGAACCCGTCGTTACTACGACGAGGTGGAGAAGTTCAACAACATTGTCTACGAACAGTCGGACAGTCTGGAGCCGGCGGCCAAGGCCCTCGGCCTGAAGGTCCACACCAGCGACTGGTTCGCGCGCACCGGCGGAAAGGGGATCACGGCCAACCCGAAGGTGACGGGCGCTGCATTCTCCTCGGACGTCCTACTGGACAAGCACAACAGCGATTCACTGGAGATCGGCAAGGATAGTCTGTTGGCATTGCGCGTGGTCGATCACAAGGCGGCTACGGTCAAACCGTTCGCCAGTGTCCGCAAGGAGATCGTGGCGAACCTCAGGAAAGATCGTGCACAGCAGGAAGCGACACGCCTCGGTTCCGAGATCCTGACCAGGGCGCGCAAGAGTGGTTCCCTGGAGCAGGCCGCTCGCGGGGTTGCGGCCGCACGCTACCACAAGCCGGTTGTGCTGACTCGCTACGACACCAAGGCGACTGACCCCGCCGTGTTGCAGGCTGCTTTTGCCGCGCCGCGACCCAGGGACAAGAAGGAGAGCCTGGTCAACGCCTCACTGAAGGACAAGGGCTACGCTGTGATTGCTGTCACGGCGGTGATGGATGGCAAGGCCTCGGACCTGGACAAGAAGAAGGCGAAGGAACTGCAGAATGCGCTGCAGGCGCGTCGCGGGGACGACTACTTCAACGACTTCATCAGCGGCCTGCGCAAGCAGGCGAAGATCGAGATTCACGAGAAGGCGCTGTAGTGGCGATGCGGACCCTCAGCAGGGTCCGTGATCTCTCCGCCGGAATTCCCGGTCACTCCTCGGCGGACATATCCGGCAGGGCCGTTATGTTGAAGCCGGCATCGACGTAGGTGATCTCGCCGGTAATACCGGACGCCAGGTCCGAGCACAGGAAGGCGGCCGCGTTTCCCACCTCTTCGATGGTCACGACCCTTCCGAGGGGTGCGGCGCCAGAGAACTGCGACAACATCTTTCGGAATCCACTAATACCCGCAGCGGCCAGGGTCTTGATCGGCCCGGCGGAAATTCCATTCACGCGTATGCCCTCGGGACCCAGGGACTGGGCGAGATAGCGCACGTTGGCTTCCAGGGCCGCCTTGGCCACGCCCATGGTGTTGTAGTTCGGGATAGTCCGCACGGCGCCAATGTAGGTGAGCGTGATCAGCGAGCCGTTTCGGCCCTGCATCATTTTGCGGCCGGCTTTCGCCAGGGCGGCAAAGCTGTAGGCACTGATATCCAGCGTGGTGGCAAAGCCTTCCCGGGTCACGGAATCGATGTACGATCCCTGCAGCTGATCCGCCGGTGCGAAACCGACGGAATGCACGATAATGTCGAGGCCATCCCAGTGCTTGCCGAGCGACTCGAATACCGCTTCGATCTGTTCGTCGCTGGTGACATCGCACGGAAAGACGAGGCTGGAACCGGTTTCCTGGGCGAATTTTTCCACGCGACCCTTCAGTTTTTCACCTTGAAAGGTGTAGGCCAGTTCGGCGCCTTCGCGGTGCATGGCCTGGGCCACACCCCAGGCGATGGAACGGTTGCTGGCGACGCCCACGATGAGCGCGCGCTTGCCTTGCAGAAATCCCATGTATCTCTCCGTCCTGTTCTTCTTGGCCAGGGCAAATTATGCCGCAGGGACGCGGCGAGGCGCTACGGTAACGAATTTTTCGCTTTTCGGAAAGGGGATGCGACAAGGGATTCTTGCTATATTCAGGCGACCGCGGCGCGCGGTCTTGAACCGATTGGCGTCGTGAACCTCCGACAATGCGGGTATCTTGTAAACAACAACCAGGCCAAGACGACCGATGGGGCTGAAGCGTTTCCTGATCTTCGCACCGATCGCACTGATCCTGGTCCTGCTTCAATCCTATTTCTGGGCTCCGACGCGCGAGTCGCAAACCGTCGACAACCCCGCGCGCGGCCGGCAGTACATCGAGGCGTCCATCGGGGACGCCAAGATTCTCAATCCGGTTCTTCTCACCGACGCCTCCAGCTTTGACATCGTGAATCAGGTTTTCGACAGCCTGATCGATACCGACGAAAACCTGCATATGCGGGGGCGTCTGGCGCGTAGCTGGGAGATCAGTGAGACTGCCTACCTGATGGTGAATCCCCGGGCCCGATTGCCCGATGGTGCGCCGGTGAGCGGTCCGCTTCTGCTGCAGCGATTGCGTACCGCGATGCGCGGAGGTTCGCTGGCAGAATTGTCACACCAGGTACTCAAGATGGACCTGCTCCCGGCCTCGCGCCGTACCCGGACGGTGGCGGCGCCCGGAGCCGATGGCAAGCCGCAGGAGTACCGTGTGGCCATGGATGTACCGCCACGGATTCGTTTCCGGTTGCGCGATGTTGATCAGGACTTTTTCAGCAAGCTGCAGCCGGTCATCGGGAAAGGCTATGGCCGTTCCGCCCATCTGGAAAGAAACATCCAGCTAACGCCTGCCAATCCCAAGCTGTTGGCATCGAGTGTGGGGCAATGGTTACCCGTATTCGAGCACAATCCGGAAATTCTTTTCCGCCTGCGTCGTGGTGTGCGCTTCCATGACGGTGTGGAGTTCACCGCACGCGATGTGAAGTTCACCTACGAAGCAATCATGGAACCGAAAAACCTGTCGCCCCTGACGTCGGATTTCGAGCCCATCAAGCAGATGCAGATCATCGACCCGTATACGGTGCGTGTGGTGTACAAGCCCGGAAGGCGCTGGAAAAGGAAATGGATCGGCGAGGTATAACGGGGGATGCGCGCAAGAGTTTCGGTCTGCGCGACAGCGATTTCAATCGTCATCCCGTCGGAACCGGACCGTTCCGATTTGTGTCCTGGAGCAGTGATGAACTGATTCATCTCGTGCGCAATGATGATTACTGGGATGGGCCGCCTGAATACAAAGACTATTTTTACCGCATCATCCCCGATCCAGTGACCCAGGAGGTGGAGTTCCGTACCGGCGCGATCGATGCCTATGCACCGCAGCCTCATCAGGCGGCGCGCTACCGCAAGGACCAGGACTACCAGACATATTCCAGTCTCAGTTTCGGGTACACCTATATTGGTTACAACAACAAGCGGCCATTGTTTCGCGACCCGCGCGTGCGCCGCGCCCTGGGCATGGCCATCGACGTGAAACAGATCATCAAGTACGTCGTGTATGGAGAAGGGCAACGTATTACCGGTCCCTATTCGCCCAATTCCGACTGGAACGACAAGGGCATCAAGCCCTTGCCCTACGACCCCCAAGGCGCGCTGAAAATTCTGAACAGCCTGGGATGGAAACGCAACGCCGACGGATGTTTGGAAAAGGATGGCAAGATCTTTGAGTTCAATCTGGTCACCAACCAGGGCAATACCACGCGTGCCGATATTGCCACGATCGCCCAGAACCAGTGGCGCAAGATCGGCATCAAGTGCAATACCCAGGTATTCGAGTGGGCGGTGTTCATTCAGGACTTCATCAACAAGCAGGATTTCGATGCCGTGATTCTCGGATGGACGGGTGCGGTTCCGCTCAATCCCGATTTGTACCAGATCTGGCATTCCAGTCAGTCGGCTCCGGGCAAGCTGAACTTTGGTGGCTACGACGATCCTCGTGCCGACTAATTGATGGTGGAAATCCGCCGGGAGTACAACCACGATCGCCAGGTGCAGTTGGCCCACCAGCTACACCGCGTGATCGCCGAGGACCAGCCCTATACCTTCCTGTACGCGCCCATGGCTACGATCGCGCTGGAC encodes:
- a CDS encoding enoyl-ACP reductase; translated protein: MGFLQGKRALIVGVASNRSIAWGVAQAMHREGAELAYTFQGEKLKGRVEKFAQETGSSLVFPCDVTSDEQIEAVFESLGKHWDGLDIIVHSVGFAPADQLQGSYIDSVTREGFATTLDISAYSFAALAKAGRKMMQGRNGSLITLTYIGAVRTIPNYNTMGVAKAALEANVRYLAQSLGPEGIRVNGISAGPIKTLAAAGISGFRKMLSQFSGAAPLGRVVTIEEVGNAAAFLCSDLASGITGEITYVDAGFNITALPDMSAEE
- a CDS encoding ABC transporter substrate-binding protein; its protein translation is MDRRGITGDARKSFGLRDSDFNRHPVGTGPFRFVSWSSDELIHLVRNDDYWDGPPEYKDYFYRIIPDPVTQEVEFRTGAIDAYAPQPHQAARYRKDQDYQTYSSLSFGYTYIGYNNKRPLFRDPRVRRALGMAIDVKQIIKYVVYGEGQRITGPYSPNSDWNDKGIKPLPYDPQGALKILNSLGWKRNADGCLEKDGKIFEFNLVTNQGNTTRADIATIAQNQWRKIGIKCNTQVFEWAVFIQDFINKQDFDAVILGWTGAVPLNPDLYQIWHSSQSAPGKLNFGGYDDPRAD
- a CDS encoding ABC transporter substrate-binding protein; the protein is MGLKRFLIFAPIALILVLLQSYFWAPTRESQTVDNPARGRQYIEASIGDAKILNPVLLTDASSFDIVNQVFDSLIDTDENLHMRGRLARSWEISETAYLMVNPRARLPDGAPVSGPLLLQRLRTAMRGGSLAELSHQVLKMDLLPASRRTRTVAAPGADGKPQEYRVAMDVPPRIRFRLRDVDQDFFSKLQPVIGKGYGRSAHLERNIQLTPANPKLLASSVGQWLPVFEHNPEILFRLRRGVRFHDGVEFTARDVKFTYEAIMEPKNLSPLTSDFEPIKQMQIIDPYTVRVVYKPGRRWKRKWIGEV
- a CDS encoding SurA N-terminal domain-containing protein is translated as MLSTIREKIQGIFATVIIAMIVIPFALWGVNQYFEGDSKVTVAEVNGTEISHDDLQRQLDRYRGRVNPKMLETPFFKQQILHQMIQRILLQQAVQNGGYGVSREQLGALIRAMPEFQVDGTFNSARYEDLLRRSGQTYQGFEDSMRHQKMLDQLISGLKGSGFVTKQDEDRVLALAQQRRRIAVVTVSVDQLENGIKVSEKDLEDYYQAHQDQYRVPEQVRIAYIELSAKSVAATIKPTEADLKATYESEKSRFMTPPERRVSHILIPLSDSASPADVQKALKKAQDIARQAKAGANFASLARKYSGDSSTASRGGDLGTLSPGLLPKNLEAAIETLKQGGVTAPIRTRFGYHVAKVTQYKAGKLKSYAQVRQQLIALVKKEKGTRRYYDEVEKFNNIVYEQSDSLEPAAKALGLKVHTSDWFARTGGKGITANPKVTGAAFSSDVLLDKHNSDSLEIGKDSLLALRVVDHKAATVKPFASVRKEIVANLRKDRAQQEATRLGSEILTRARKSGSLEQAARGVAAARYHKPVVLTRYDTKATDPAVLQAAFAAPRPRDKKESLVNASLKDKGYAVIAVTAVMDGKASDLDKKKAKELQNALQARRGDDYFNDFISGLRKQAKIEIHEKAL